Proteins found in one Odocoileus virginianus isolate 20LAN1187 ecotype Illinois unplaced genomic scaffold, Ovbor_1.2 Unplaced_Contig_23, whole genome shotgun sequence genomic segment:
- the LOC139034077 gene encoding transcription initiation factor TFIID subunit 4-like, translating into MGSLAVLLNLRARGWRHAGVPVATLASGRELPPRAGAGQEEPDLQGPTQARNRPPGNRGAGETPARQATGGELGADGRDPARDPAPRPSPTMASWEGAGPQRPALPDPELPATPGCVAPPPQPLQAGARPPQECECGPTCPDGAAALQSQSLSSPRCPRRAPPALNPRRPRPRRPRPGLGEAGGMRGCPPAGASLGRDAGLESRAGLADAPTGAAARRGLRAPSVLRPALGPASCAAAENPDGTRGSASVTEWPPRLDQGRDERSPMDGVEQSPVACPPVPSPVLKDVSGQLPSHPGLLAGLQDPVHDVLWEPASRALVKPSALATVPSPKPCEHMPTKSCAPHPAHPGGHRRALRPQLPPAPPARLSQEPLFWLAAVGHAPKASLRLRATGMNPYLGTERAVPPPMPLQPPPASFRRLRGSCSLTSTCSARSPPATRPTDLNLLLPQPGARVPGVPVKPAALPTVQPAAGSIQGPGNARGQQPLPSGLRRPHPASVVHPEAPITRQPGDVGGRDRQRPRPGCPHSRHPPGRLGLLEPRPRPTGVLCHKAKVVGSGPLPAPSRGWREGDEKHVGT; encoded by the exons ATGGGCTCGCTGGCTGTCCTCCTGAACCTG AGGGCCAGGGGCTGGCGCCACGCAGGGGTCCCTGTGGCCACCCTCGCCAGCGGCAGGGAGCTCCCTCCAAGG GCAGGGGCCGGGCAGGAGGAACCGGACCTGCAGGGCCCCACCCAGGCGCGCAACCGTCCGCCCGGAAACCGCGGGGCAGGCGAGACCCCTGCCCGGCAGGCCAC GGGCGGGGAGCTGGGGGCCGACGGGCGGGACCCCGCCCGGgaccccgccccccgcccttcGCCCACCATGGCTAGTTGGGAGGGAGCCGGGCCTCAGCGCCCTGCTCTCCCGGACCCTGAACTCCCGGCTACCCCCGGGTGCGTcgcgcccccaccccagcccctgcaggCCGGGGCGAGACCCCCCCAGGAGTGTGAGTGCGGCCCCACCTGCCCAGACGGCGCCGCAGCGCTCCAATCGCAGTCCCTCAGCTCGCCGCGGTGCCCGCGCCGGGCGCCTCCCGCTTTAAACCcgcgcaggccccgcccccggcggCCCCGCCCTGGTttgggggaggctgggggcatGCGGGGCTGCCCTCCGGCGGGGGCGTCCTTAGGGCGTGACGCGGGCCTGGAGTCCCGCGCGGGGCTGGCCGACGCCCCCACGGGCGCCGCCGCCCGCCGCGGCCTGAGGGCACCCTCG GTCCTGCGCCCCGCCCTGGGGCCCGCCTCCTGCGCCGCTGCGGAGAACCCCGACGGCACCAGGGGGTCTGCCTCGGTGACTGAGTGGCCTCCCCGCCTCGACCAAGGAAGAGATGAG AGGTCCCCGATGGATGGAGTGGAGCAAAGCCCCGTGGCCTGTCCTCCTGTTCCCAGTCCCGTCCTCAAAGACGTGTCAGGCCAGCTGCCTTCACATCCGGGCCTGCTCGCTGGACTCCAGGACCCTGTCCACGATGTCCTCTGGGAA CCCGCCTCCAGGGCCCTCGTCAAGCCATCTGCCCTGGCCACAGTCCCTTCGCCCAAGCCTTGTGAACACATGCCCACCAAGTCCTGTGCCCCCCATCCCGCCCACCCTGGCGGGCACCGCAGAGCCCTCAGGCCCcagctgccccccgccccccccgcacGGCTCAGCCAGGAGCCTCTCTTCTGGTTAGCAGCAGTGGGGCATGCGCCGAAGGCCTCCCTGAGACTCCGGGCCACTGGGATGAACCCCTACCTGGGGACTGAGAGGGCGGTCCCCCCACCCATGCCCCTGCAGCCTCCCCCGGCCTCCTTCCGCAGGCTCAGAGGCTCCTGCAGCCTCACCTCCACCTGCAGTGCCCGCTCCCCACCTGCCACCCGG cccaCAGACCTGAACCTCCTGCTCCCCCAGCCAGGTGCTCGGGTGCCAGGGGTCCCTGTGAAGCCTGCAGCTCTCCCCACTGTTCAGCCGGCTGCGGGCAGCATCCAGGGGCCCGGGAACGCCAGGG GTCAGCAGCCGCTGCCCAGTGGCCTGAGACGGCCTCACCCTGCCTCCGTGGTGCACCCTGAGGCTCCCATCACGCGGCAGCCGGGCGATGTGGGCGGTCGGGACAGGCAGAGGCCCCGGCCcggctgcccccacagcaggcaTCCTCCCGGCCGACTCGGCTTGCTGGAGCCTCGGCCAC GCCCCACAGGAGTCCTGTGTCACAAGGCCAAGGTGGTGGGCAGTGGCCCCCTGCCGGCACCGTccagaggatggagggagggtgaCGAGAAGCATGTGGGCACATGA